The Candidatus Saccharimonadales bacterium nucleotide sequence GATAGCATTCAGTTCTTCCTGATCAGTGGTAGTGGATTCAAGGCATTCATGAATCGCTATGATCCACCAAAAGAAGTTATCTATGATGATATCGAGATAGCCAAAGAAGGTGACAGTGACACAATTAGCGAGGTGAGCAAGACACTAAACTCTGTAAGTACAGACAGGGTATTCGATTATCTCATTGACCAGGCAGACAAATTGGGCGCAAGTGATATTCATATTGAAAACGAACGAACTTACATACGTGTTCGTATGCGTATCGATGGTGCACTTCATCCTGTAGCTGACCTTGAAAAAGATCGTTACCGTGTACTTATGGGTGCGCTTGGCTCAAGGGCCAATATATCTATTGCTGCAACGACTCCACAATCAGGTCACATGCAACGAGAAATTACGAGAGATGGTGCAACCCATCTTCTCAATCTACGTATCGAAACAGTACCAACGATCTACGGACAAGATGCCGTCATGCGTCTCTTCAACTTTGATGAGAGCTTATTAAACCTTGATCTTCTTGGCATTCCTGAGCGTCAGCGTCATGAAATTGATGAAGTTATAAAACACCCACGCGGTATGGTACTCATGGTGGGCCCAACAGGATCAGGTAAGTCGACGACACTCTATAGCATGCTCAACGCACTAAACACGAGTGATAGAAAGCTTATTACGCTTGAAGACCCAATCGAGTATGGCCTTACTGGTATCTCGCAGATACCAATCGATACTACGCATGGTCAAAGCTTTGCCGATGGACTTCGTGCCGTACTTCGTCTTGATCCTGACGTTGTAATGGTTGGTGAGATTCGCGATGTTGATACAGCAAAAACAGCTATCCAGGCATCAATCACTGGCCACCTTGTCCTCTCAAGCTTTCACGCAAATTCAACAAGCGCTGCTTTTAGTCGAATGATTGATTTGATCGGCACAAACCCGATTTTTAGTTCGGCCATACGTCTTGTTATTGCGCAGCGTCTTGTGCGTAGATTGTATGATGACTCAAAAGAAGAATATGACCCTGATGAGGCGACACGTAATTATGTTCGAAGTGTTCTAGAGAACTTACCAAGTGATGTCGAGAAGCCAGATTTTGACAACTTTAAGTTATGGCGACCAAAGCCCAGCGAAGAGGCACCATTTGGCTACAAAGGCCGTATTGTGATCATGGAGCAGATGGTGGTCAACGAAAATATTCAAAAGTTTCTTCGAGGTGACGTAAAAGACGTGAACACTGATGAAATAGAAAAAGTCGCCAAAGAAAATGGCTTAGTCACGCTTACTCAAGTTGGAGTGCTCGCTGCTCTTCGCGGTGAAACTACACTTGAAGAAATAAGCCGAGTTATCTAAGACTAATCTCGGATTGTTTCGGGATCAAAATTATATTCAGATAAACGGCTGGGTGTCGCTACATTGGTCCAGTAATCACCATCTCGAAGTCTCATAAGGCCAGCTGCAGCTGCTACAAGATATCGCTCACGGTTTATTATCTGTAGTTTAACAGCTTTTAGCTCTGGTGAAAGTGGTCCCTGGCCATACTGACCATCTACCATGTCAGTGAAGTCCGGTTCGAAATTGTCACGGATGACAAGCGTTTGTGGACCATCGGTCGTAAGATGTTCAGGGAGACCTCTGAAATTAAAGCTATTGCCAGCAGCGTCATCACTAAAAACTTCGATAAGATCCGTATGGTCACCGTAATCAACGAATCCAGCTGTTTCGGCAAGACTACCTTCAGGTATTATGTGATTTCCCACGTCTCCAACAGTTGGATAATGTTCTGTATGTATCATAGGTTAGTTCCTCACAGGTTACTTTGATTGTTATCGTATCACAGCCGCAATGCTAGGAACAAGACGCTCATCAAATACGCTTGGAATCACATGCTCAGCATCAATTTCATCAACAAGCCCAGCGATTACTTCTGCAGCTAGTATCTTATGTGCATCCGTAATCATAGGGACTCCATTATCGAGGGCTCCACGAAATATACCAGGAAATGCAGTTGCATTATTAACCTGATTTGGAAAATCACTACGACCAGTTGCCATGACGGCTACCCCAGCAGCTTTAGCCTCATCAGGCATAATTTCTGGTGTTGGATTAGAGAGTGCAAATACAACTGGTTGATTTGCCATAGTTGCGATCATATCAGCGGTAAGAAGACCTGGCTTGCTCACTCCAATAAAAATATCAGCGTCTATTAGTGCATCTTCGAGTGAACCAGTCTGGGAACCGTCGATATATTCGAGAAGAGCCTTCTTCTCATTATTAAGATCTTCTCGTCCAATACCGATGATGCCTTTACTATCGACTGCAATAATCTGGGGTTTTGCATAAAGGTGCAATAGCTTTGTAATAGCCGTACCAGCAGCACCCGCACCAATGATGACTATCTTTGTATCAGATAATTTTTTACTGACAACTTTCATTGCATTAATTAGCCCTGCAAGAACAACGACCGCTGTACCGTGTTGGTCATCATGAAAAACTGGGATATCCAACTCTTCCTTAAGTCGTTCTTCTACTTCAAAACAGATTGGTGCAGCAATATCTTCAAGATTTATAGCACCAAAACTCGGCGCGATTGCCTTAACTACTGCAACGATTTCGTCTGCACTATGCACGTCAAGTATGATTGGCACGCTATCGATTCCAGCGAAGTGCTTAAATAGCAGCGCTTTACCTTCCATTACTGGCATCGAGGCTTTTGGTCCAATGTTTCCAAGCCCAAGAACTGCAGACCCATCAGATATGACGGCCACAAGATTGTTTGTCCATGTATATACGGGTAGAAGTGATGCATCATCAGCAATTGCCTTACTAACAGCAGCAACACCAGGCGTGTAGTATGCGCTCAGCAGCTCTTTATCGAGGACGCGCGTGTCACGGAGTGTTGTTGAAATTTTACCTTTATGATTTTTATGAAGTTCAAGTGCGAGTTCGTTGTAGTCAGTCATAATCATTTTATTATACCGCCTTTGACAGTCTCGTGGCTCATATTTCCTATAGTTAGATTGATGTACTGAATAATATATACAATTATCTTCTTAACCTCTTTAAAAAATCGTATCTCTATGCTATAGTTAGTAACTGATTGTATTATAAATAGTAAAGCGAGAGAAAAATGAGTTTTGCACTAATTCAAAAGGTTAACGACGAGCAGAAAAAAGCTGGCGTAGTTAGCGCAAAGAGCGGTGACACTGTCCGTGTTCACCAGAAAATTAAAGAAGGTACTAAAGAACGTATTCAGATTTTTGAAGGCGTTGTTATTCGTACTGACCGAAATAATTCGCATACTGCACGTATCACAGTTCGAAAAATTGCTAGTGGTGTTGGCGTTGAGAAAAGTTTCTTAATCCACAGTCCACTTGTTGATAAGATCGAGATCGCTCGCCGTGCGAAAGTACGCCGTAACTACCTTTCATTCCTACGTAGTCGTAGTGGTAAAAGTGCTCGTCTTACAGCGCAAGATTTTGACCGTGAAGCTGTCAACAAAGTTAACGAAGCTCCTGCAAAAGAAGTTATTGCAGAACCTGCAACTGAAAAAGCAGAATAGTCATTCTATAAGAAAAAACGTCCGATGTATATCGGGCGTTTTTTGTTTACGGAGCTATATTACTAATAATAGAGTACGTAGAGTGAGATGATCGTTGGAGTGAGGGGCACGCAAATTCGCGCGCCCCTCACTCCCGCTACCGCCGGCTGAGGATTGCATCGACTTCGGATATCTCCTGTGCCGTGAGCTCTCTTCCGAGTACTCTGGTGAAAGCACGAAGAACGTTACTTCGGCTCTGAGCCGTCGGTCTCCTGGAATAGTTACGCACCGTCGCCACGAGTCTTCCATTGTTGAAAGCGTCTTTCACTGATGGGATGTCCGCCACGTTAGTACCTTACTCTAGTAGGTTCTCATGTCGATAAACATGAGTTACTGCTACCATAGCAGTATATTCATATTCTGTCAATGAGCTACAATAGAAATATGATTTTAGGAATTGACGAAGTTGGGCGCGGACCTTGGGCGGGACCTCTTGTTGTGGGAGCTGTTGTTTTAGGCGATATTCCTATCGAAGGACTCACTGACAGTAAAAAGCTAACGAAAAAGCGTCGCGAAGAACTTGATGCTATTATTCGCCGAGATGCAGCCGGCTTTGGTCTAGGATGGGTGAGTGCTGATGAACTTGATAGTATTGGACTGTCAGCCGCACTAAGGCTTGCTACCCGCCGGGCTGTTGAACAGGTCACTTCAGCCTACAGTGAGATTATTATTGATGGAACAATAAACTTTCTTGCTAACACAAGTAGGGCTGCTTATGTCACGACGATTCCAAAAGCTGACCTGCTCGTTCCTAGCGTCTCTGCGGCATCAATTATAGCGAAGGTGGCTCGTGATGCCTTTATGACCGACCAAGACGCTGTGTATCCCGGCTATGGCTTCAAGACTCATGTTGGGTATGGCACACCAGCACATCGCCAAGCGATAGAGAACTTAGGTGTGACTCCACTTCACCGACTATCTTTTGCGCCACTAACAAAATACCGACTAGATACACCAAATCATAAAAAGTCTAAATCATCCACGAAGTATGTATAAGTGATCGCAGGTACCAGACTCTACTCCAAATTAAAGTGCCAGTAGCGCTGATATGACACTATCACGGTCTCGTTCAATCAGCTCGACGCGACCTTCTATTTCCGAAACTCCAATTGTAATAACACGACTCAGAGCTGGAATCTCCTTCTTAGGTGTGAAGAACTCAATATACTGAGCTAGTTGTTCTCGTGTTACAAGACTACTTGCACTGTAGCGCGGGTAGTCATCGTAGCTTTTGTCACCAGCAAATGTATCAATGACCCACTGCCAGTTGTCTCGAATCCACTGCCAAGCGGCATCGCGACTTTCTCTGCCACGAATGAGATACACGAACCAGCGTGCAGCATCCTGAGGCCGTATAACTAGCGGATCTTTTATTGCTTCAAGAAGTAGCAGTATTTTCTCTTTAGTTCGAGTTGATGTAATACCAAGACATATATCCTGCTGCAGTTCAGCTGACGATGATGACTTATATGTTGAAAATAGTGCATCAAATATCTTTCCATCATCATGCCGTACAACACTGCTAATAATAAGGGGTCGAAGCTCTGGGTCAAGATCGATGAGATCATTTGATTCAAATAGAGTCTTTGCTTTTTGAAGTGCATCGGGAGCTTCACCGTATAGTGTAAGCGCTAAAATCGTTGCACGAAGTTTCGAGTCTTCTTCTGATTCACCTGGTTTTGCATCCCATCCAAGTCGAGCATATTGCTCTGCCGCCATGTTTGCAGCAAATGTACGCAGCTTACTCTCAGCTATGGGGTTATCATCGACAAACTTTTTTAATTCACCAATAGCCATACTCATAATCGTCCATACTGGTTCACTCGTTTCATTTTTATACCCACCGAGGAGGCTAATGAGCTGAATACTCGGAAGAATACCTGCTCTTGCAAGCATCGTTGATTCATCAAGCAGTTGGATACGATCAAGCATAGATAAGTTACCGGCACTCACCTCGCCGATTAATCGCTGGAGCAAATCGTCACTATAGTGAGTAATAAAATGAGCCGTATCTTGGTCGTTAAATCTGAGTGGTGTGGTGTGGTGACGCGTCACGACAACCGATCTTTCAGAAAGTATTTCTGGCATCTCGCTACAAGGAGAGGTGAGCGGAATTGGCCATAGTTTACTCGATGCTTCGTGTGGACCTACAAAGAATTGTTCCTGAGCGAGTGTTACTTGATCACCGTCCTGTGAGACATGGAGAACCGGATAGCCAGACTGTGAAATCCATGTATTCATAAGACCGGCAATATCTTTACCGCTAATCTTTGCTAATGCATTCCATAGGTCATCTTGATCAGTGTTGCTGTAGGCATGTTCTTTAAAGTACAGCCCAAGACCAGTACGAAAGTCTTCTTTGCCTACGTAGTGTTCTAGCATGCGTAGGAGCCGAGCGCCTTTTGCGTAAACGATTGCACCGTCAAATAACGTACTAATCTCATCAGGATGGTTTACATCTACCTGAACAGCCTGTACACCGTCAACACTGTCTCGACGTAGGGCCATGACAACCTCACCTGATGCGAAATCAAGCCATATATTCCATTCAGGGTAAAGTGCATCAATGGCAATGTACTCCATCAGGGTTGCAAAACTTTCATTTAGCCAAAGATTATTCCACCACTTCATAGTGACAAGATTACCGAACCACTGATGAGATAGCTCATGCGCAACAACAGTTGCAATATACTGCTTACTACTTATTGAAGTTGTCTTAGGATCTGCAAGGAGCGCAATTTCACGATAAGTAATGAGGCCCCAGTTTTCCATTGCACCAGATCCAAAATCTGGAAGTGCCACATGATCCGACTTAGGTAGCGGATAAGGGACACCGAAATACTCGTCAAAGAAATCAATCGTTCGAGTTGCAACGCCAAGAGCGAAATCAAGGCTTTCTGGTGGTTGAGCTGGTGTTGCCCAAACATTTACTTCGACGCCACTTTTCGTTGTTGCAGTCTTTTTATGCATTTCACCAACAACGAATGCGAGCAGATACGTGCTCATTTTTGGCGATGTCTTAAAAGAGGTCACAAGCTGGTCATCAGCCACAACTTGTCTCTCGACAGGCATATTTCCTAAAACTGTAATGTTTTGTTCGGTCGTGAGAGTGACGTCAAAAGTCGCCTTTGCTTCAGGTTCATCGATACACGGGAATACTTCACGGGTATGATGGCTTTCGAACTGCGTAGCTAGGAGCTCTTTTTTAACACCATTATATTCGTAGTAGCAGGGATAGAGTCCGTGCATGGGGTCGGTGATCGTACCTGAAAAACCGATAACAAGAATATGTGTTCCACTATGGATATCTGGGTGAGTGATATGGAGCTCATCGTTGTCGCTGCTACCAAAATCTGCTTCTTTGCCATCTAGCGTAGCTGATTCAATTGCAAGATCCTTTGCATGAACGATGATAGTACCGGTACTATCGGGTGACACGCCGTGAATAGTAACTGTCCCACGGAAAGTTCGCTCAGCCCGGCCAAGCATTAATGAAAGGTCATAATGTGTTGGTGAAAATTGATCAATAAGTCGAGGTACTGTCTGCATATATCTATTGTAACAAAGGTATACTAGATATATGAAACAAGGTTACGTACTTCGACGGATCATTGGGGTAATTTTTATCCTCGCTACCGTAGCAGCTGTGTCTATTAACCATCCAAATATAATGCAGTCAGTGGCTCCGCCTCAATCCGTTAGTACGGCAACGGGACCAGCAATAGATGTACTAAATAGTCTTGCGGTTAAAGGTCGCTCTCCAAAAACAGGGTACGCGAGGACGCAATTTGGTGATGGCTGGACAATATCTAAAGGGTGTGACACTCGGGAGATTATTTTACGTAGGGACATGACGAATGTCACCGCGAATGACAAGTGCCAGGTAATAAGCGGTACGCTCAATGATCCGTATACTGGTAAAATAATTCTTTTTAGCCGAGGTGAATCATCAAGTAGCGCAGTGCAGATCGATCATGTTGTTGCGCTTAGTAATGCTTGGCAGACCGGTGCTCAGCAGCTTACTGTGGATCAGCGCGTGTCACTTGCTAATGATCCACTTGAGTTACTTGCCGTTGATGGTCCAACAAATCAACAAAAATCTGATGGTGACGCTGCCACATGGTTACCCTCAAATAAGTTATATCGTTGTCAGTATGTCAGTCGTCAGGTTGCAGTGAAATCAAAATACAAACTGTGGGTGACTCAATCTGAAAAAAATGCGATCACAGCTATTCTCTCAACATGTCCAGGACAAATACTACCCCAGTAAAAAATAAGTGGGCTTTTATATCTGCTTTTAGCGCACCGGTGGAATAATAAGCTGTGGGCCACTTGTTTTCATACTATTCACCTCAGGGTTTGCCATCTTTATCTGTAGCATGCCATCAGGGTGTGTACGCATACAATCATACAGTGAGCTGTAGTCGTCTACTGTCGGGTCGAGCCAAGTAGCTTCATCTTCAGGGCGTAAGATAACGGGCATTCGTGGGTTGATCGTTGCCATTTCTATATTTGAAACAACCGTTATGACGGCAAACATACCCCACTGTGTGCCTTCAGGATCTGTCCATGAAGAATAGATACCCGCAATCGAGAATAAGTCTTGGTCTTTGGGTTTAATATAAAATGGTCTTTTTCCATCTGGCGTTTTTTGCCATTCGTAGTAGCCATTTGATGGTATAAGGCACCGACTATTGCGGATTGCATGTTGCCAGCTTACTTTTTCAAATACATCTTCAGATTTAGCATCAAATGTTTTATAGCGAAAGACGCCATTTGTATCTTTAGCGCGTTCGGGAATGAAGCCCCATTTCATCCGCTTTAGCTCAA carries:
- a CDS encoding SOS response-associated peptidase produces the protein MSERYTLFEIENLRDRFKLPNGVPPGVKKNYNISPTQLAPVIFTNSDGVIELKRMKWGFIPERAKDTNGVFRYKTFDAKSEDVFEKVSWQHAIRNSRCLIPSNGYYEWQKTPDGKRPFYIKPKDQDLFSIAGIYSSWTDPEGTQWGMFAVITVVSNIEMATINPRMPVILRPEDEATWLDPTVDDYSSLYDCMRTHPDGMLQIKMANPEVNSMKTSGPQLIIPPVR
- a CDS encoding NADP-dependent malic enzyme, with amino-acid sequence MTDYNELALELHKNHKGKISTTLRDTRVLDKELLSAYYTPGVAAVSKAIADDASLLPVYTWTNNLVAVISDGSAVLGLGNIGPKASMPVMEGKALLFKHFAGIDSVPIILDVHSADEIVAVVKAIAPSFGAINLEDIAAPICFEVEERLKEELDIPVFHDDQHGTAVVVLAGLINAMKVVSKKLSDTKIVIIGAGAAGTAITKLLHLYAKPQIIAVDSKGIIGIGREDLNNEKKALLEYIDGSQTGSLEDALIDADIFIGVSKPGLLTADMIATMANQPVVFALSNPTPEIMPDEAKAAGVAVMATGRSDFPNQVNNATAFPGIFRGALDNGVPMITDAHKILAAEVIAGLVDEIDAEHVIPSVFDERLVPSIAAVIR
- the rplS gene encoding 50S ribosomal protein L19 yields the protein MSFALIQKVNDEQKKAGVVSAKSGDTVRVHQKIKEGTKERIQIFEGVVIRTDRNNSHTARITVRKIASGVGVEKSFLIHSPLVDKIEIARRAKVRRNYLSFLRSRSGKSARLTAQDFDREAVNKVNEAPAKEVIAEPATEKAE
- a CDS encoding GspE/PulE family protein gives rise to the protein MDEDKIQLTRRQHDEDATRERAAILGLQYLDTREIENNLSLTDGILAIQEMYNGHIVPLIAGSNGEAFRFGVTSQTPQSLIKSMHTAYSDRGDSIQFFLISGSGFKAFMNRYDPPKEVIYDDIEIAKEGDSDTISEVSKTLNSVSTDRVFDYLIDQADKLGASDIHIENERTYIRVRMRIDGALHPVADLEKDRYRVLMGALGSRANISIAATTPQSGHMQREITRDGATHLLNLRIETVPTIYGQDAVMRLFNFDESLLNLDLLGIPERQRHEIDEVIKHPRGMVLMVGPTGSGKSTTLYSMLNALNTSDRKLITLEDPIEYGLTGISQIPIDTTHGQSFADGLRAVLRLDPDVVMVGEIRDVDTAKTAIQASITGHLVLSSFHANSTSAAFSRMIDLIGTNPIFSSAIRLVIAQRLVRRLYDDSKEEYDPDEATRNYVRSVLENLPSDVEKPDFDNFKLWRPKPSEEAPFGYKGRIVIMEQMVVNENIQKFLRGDVKDVNTDEIEKVAKENGLVTLTQVGVLAALRGETTLEEISRVI
- a CDS encoding ribonuclease HII, with product MILGIDEVGRGPWAGPLVVGAVVLGDIPIEGLTDSKKLTKKRREELDAIIRRDAAGFGLGWVSADELDSIGLSAALRLATRRAVEQVTSAYSEIIIDGTINFLANTSRAAYVTTIPKADLLVPSVSAASIIAKVARDAFMTDQDAVYPGYGFKTHVGYGTPAHRQAIENLGVTPLHRLSFAPLTKYRLDTPNHKKSKSSTKYV
- a CDS encoding M1 family metallopeptidase, producing the protein MQTVPRLIDQFSPTHYDLSLMLGRAERTFRGTVTIHGVSPDSTGTIIVHAKDLAIESATLDGKEADFGSSDNDELHITHPDIHSGTHILVIGFSGTITDPMHGLYPCYYEYNGVKKELLATQFESHHTREVFPCIDEPEAKATFDVTLTTEQNITVLGNMPVERQVVADDQLVTSFKTSPKMSTYLLAFVVGEMHKKTATTKSGVEVNVWATPAQPPESLDFALGVATRTIDFFDEYFGVPYPLPKSDHVALPDFGSGAMENWGLITYREIALLADPKTTSISSKQYIATVVAHELSHQWFGNLVTMKWWNNLWLNESFATLMEYIAIDALYPEWNIWLDFASGEVVMALRRDSVDGVQAVQVDVNHPDEISTLFDGAIVYAKGARLLRMLEHYVGKEDFRTGLGLYFKEHAYSNTDQDDLWNALAKISGKDIAGLMNTWISQSGYPVLHVSQDGDQVTLAQEQFFVGPHEASSKLWPIPLTSPCSEMPEILSERSVVVTRHHTTPLRFNDQDTAHFITHYSDDLLQRLIGEVSAGNLSMLDRIQLLDESTMLARAGILPSIQLISLLGGYKNETSEPVWTIMSMAIGELKKFVDDNPIAESKLRTFAANMAAEQYARLGWDAKPGESEEDSKLRATILALTLYGEAPDALQKAKTLFESNDLIDLDPELRPLIISSVVRHDDGKIFDALFSTYKSSSSAELQQDICLGITSTRTKEKILLLLEAIKDPLVIRPQDAARWFVYLIRGRESRDAAWQWIRDNWQWVIDTFAGDKSYDDYPRYSASSLVTREQLAQYIEFFTPKKEIPALSRVITIGVSEIEGRVELIERDRDSVISALLAL
- a CDS encoding HNH endonuclease family protein; protein product: MKQGYVLRRIIGVIFILATVAAVSINHPNIMQSVAPPQSVSTATGPAIDVLNSLAVKGRSPKTGYARTQFGDGWTISKGCDTREIILRRDMTNVTANDKCQVISGTLNDPYTGKIILFSRGESSSSAVQIDHVVALSNAWQTGAQQLTVDQRVSLANDPLELLAVDGPTNQQKSDGDAATWLPSNKLYRCQYVSRQVAVKSKYKLWVTQSEKNAITAILSTCPGQILPQ